Part of the Nicotiana tabacum cultivar K326 chromosome 20, ASM71507v2, whole genome shotgun sequence genome, aaaaattataaaggAAGCTTAATATcgttccctttttctttttcttgtcgCATGCAAATTTCTTTCATTATAAATAGAAAGACAACCAAATTCACAAAtacttgggacaattaatcatgCAAGAAAAACATCAACAGCAATCAAAGGCACATACCATAGTACGTAACAAGAGAAGTTCAGTGAAGAATTCAACAACAATGACAGATTCAGATTGTACAGAGTTTGAGAGAACCAAACCCAGAAAGAGGCGTCAAAAGCTCATTAAGCGTCCAATTTCAAGATCAAAAACTGTTTGTGATTATTTAGAAGAACTATATAAAAAGAAGTAAGTTCTtacacttttctttttcttcaatttcccgagttaaacttttaaaattttaaattagaaTGATTTATAACTGCTATTATATATAtgccttgttttttttttttttggctaattGTAGGGGATCCATAAGAGAAGACGCACTAGGCAAATTGATCATTGAATTCAAGAAAGCGGTGCGATATGAATTTGCTCAGAATATGTACGTAACATATTTAGTTTTGCTGAATTTATTTTGTAATTTGATTGGAAGATAACAATATTTAGGTGAGAAATATACTGATTAAATCATTGGTGTATGTTTTATTCAGTTGTGTTACTTTAACACACCGATGCGAAAATTCGTTGAAGCGAGGTTCTGCTTTGGAAATTGATCTTGCACTACAACTTATAGGTTTGTACATATTTCCATTAAATTACACTAGGGatattgaattatattatttctCTATAGTTGGAGGCAAGATTTTAACTTTATGGTTCTGGATTTTAGAAAGACAACTTCAAGTGCTAATAACTTGGTTCTAAATTTACTATAAGtgtatatatttaatgaatttattAACATAAATACCATATTTAACCAAACTTATTAGATTCAACCGGTCTGGGCTTCTAACTCTGCTCCTGTCTATAGCTTGATAATACTATAGTTATACTCATTAATTGATTGGGATGCAGGACTGTTAGCAATAACACTTGGGGCTGGAGATCATGCACATGAGATATATGAATATTCACTAGAGTTTCTTCCTCAAGTTCTCAAATCCAAGTCATCTCATTCTGCAAAGGTAAACTTTTGTGtttgatattttttaaatatatgatATGAAATAGTTTTATGTTTATCTGGATTTTTGACAAATTTcatgaaattaaaataaaattacctGGCATTAGAATGTTTTGCTATTGTCACCCTTATTGGTGCCAAAAATACTGATGAAACAGAAAGATCCATGGAGATTATatggaaaattatgaatgaagataCAAAACCCAATGTAAGTCCTTCGGCCGAACATTAGCTTTGTTCTAAACCTTGTATTTATCTAAAGAAATTCATTGAATAATTTTAACAAAACTTAACCAGACTAGAATTCTGAACCTATAATCTTAATTTTTGCTATATTGTAGGTTGTTGCTGCAGCAATATCCGCCTGGTCTCTCCTCCTTTCAGAAATAAATGGATGGTGTGTTAATCACAAGAAGTGGAAAGGGTATATTGTGTACAAATTATTGTTTGTAAACCTTTTATTTTTAGTTGTACGActtttgatttatttgaattaatttttcCAAAGATATTTTCAATTTAAATCTCTTGAAATTGGTGCAGGTTGTTCTCGTATTTGCTGAAACAACTAGAGGAAGATTATGATCAAAATGTCAACTGTGCCTGCGTAGAAGCACTTGGTGTAATTTTTGAAAATGGCAGCCTTGAGAAATTTTCCGATGATGCAGAAAATTATGCAAActtaaaagacatgaaagaagatATATTGATAAGAGCTTCAAGTGTTACCAAAGAAAATGCTTTAAAACTTCTTGAGGTATTTTAATTTCCTACTTAATTATGTCAATAATTAATTAACAGTTACAAAGTTTTCTTGTTTTGTTAACTAATAATTTTCAATTTCATTACAGGATAATAGTGATAAGAAAATCACCCTCACAATATGTGAAACTGAATTGACCTTAAGCACTTTTTCACTCGTGAAGCAGGTAATCTTTTTCCATATTTTTTTTATCTGAATTGGGCCGAATAAATGTAAATTCGCTTCAAAAAATCTCATATTGCAAGTAAAACGTTTCTTCGATTGTTATGCTTTTATCAAGTTTTATTAATAAGTCTTTCAAATGAACTTCTGTGACAGATTAATTATATAAAAAGATATCTAGGCGATGGCTTTATAAATCACATGAAGGTTAGTAAGTTTCATCCTTTTAAGTTTTTCATGTATTTTGAATATTAATTACGTTAATATTGAATCTCATAATTATTTGATTGGAAATACAGGATAACGAGCACCTCcataatatttttcaattttggcCAGAAACAACTTCTAGAGACGACGAAGATTTGTATGAACCCGAATTTGAAAGGGTGAGCTTTCTAAAGTTCtcgattaatttttttttatatagagAGAGTTTATCCATAGTGTTAATTTTCATTTTCCTTGaattaattttctattttcgGTATTCTTTTTGTatgttcattttttatttctctttccttcttcacaaattaattattttccctCAACTTCTTAAGTACTGATAATGTCTTGATCTATATACGTATATTTAAGGTGGCTCTTCGAGTTTTTGCACCTCACATTAGAAGGGAAGCTTGCACAAAGGTACGTTGTCACAGAATTAAATTCTCTTATATTCATGAATTATTATATGTTAATTACTAATGCCTATAATAGAAATTTACCCATTAATGCATAGAACTTATATACCTATTTCATATAGTGATCTTGATTTGAATCCTTGTCGATCGTCTGATTTTTCTGCAAACGTATGGTATTTGGCTGTAAATGACGCATATTCTAAaacttatttatttttatttttcatggtTAAGTTATATAATTTACTTTGTTTCATTCCAGTGTTGTTCTATGCGGTTGTATTTCCTCTATATAAAAAACTGTACGACTAACTAATAAAGCTTTGACCATTATTAGTTGTATGTCATTTTCCGTACACTTTTGCTCCCTTTAATTTACCATACTAATACAATTTTGTATTATAATTTGACCATTATTATTGCTTTAttcttattaattattattatatactgcTACTATTATTAATCAGCACACACTCTTCATGCGAACTAATTAGATGAGCGTTATAGTTTCATAATATGATTTAGGTATTGTTTTTGAGCTTTTTATGATTGTTGAACCGTCACTAAATCACCCAAACTTATGTAGTTTACTAATACTGTGAGTTTTCCACACAATAGATATTGGTATGATTCTCTTCCCTTGTAATAGAAATATCAATACATTTAATAAAACTCTCATGACTAAGCTCAATATccttttttgttattattatagAGGATTTCCATGTCGCCTAGTTCTTTCTTGAGCAAGGCAAATACTCAATTGAGGAACACATACAGGATGCTTGCCGAGGTATTTATGCTTCTTTtgggatttttattttgtaaattatGATTGTGATATACCCTTTTGATTGCTCATATTGCTCTCTCTGTGTTTTTTCATGAGCAGAAGACTAAGGCTGGAGAGTATGGAGTTGATCAAGAGTTTGAATATGATGAATACTAGTTGTGTTAGGAGATACTATAAACCTTGCAtttgttatagtattctttatggAACAATTATTTACTCCTTTATTCAACTCAATAAGGTTTTGTTTTAAATagatcttgtatttgtttatgtgccCTTTGCTTATATAATAGActatttagtgtatagagtttaacATATACATGGAAGATCAAATCACCTGTTCTTATAAGTCATAAAGTTTATGTTCACAAACTAATGAaagaattggacaaaccatcggAAAGGCTGTaacacaagattaaatataatttatcttgattatagGAATGATTTAATTCCGACTTCTTGTGCTAATACATTTTGAATATATTGAACGaatcaagtagagataagtattttatgcTGACATAATGAAATAATTCTCTGGTCCAttcaatgtacttatactcttaatcttgatataggtattattagttgtgttttttttattgttttgatttattaaaaggcgaaatTCTTTCATAGGTCAATAAGCTTGGTAAACTGGAGAATACTGATATACATTACCGAAATAGTAATTAGTTTAtagaatccatgtctcggttttTAGATTGATGATACTCTTTTATGAAAACTTATAAGTTTTTATGTGTAAGCcagccggtggattttgtatccgaacatgaaataagttaagcaaaAGTCCAgaggaagtaatcaataaatttaattgtcGATAATTTATTTTGATGGATTAGTATATGAATCTTAACACtaggagttaaataaggttttatgaaagaattttaaaattgaactaaggagtgcagTTACAaattttagtggaataattcgtaatttattatggtagatattaatttcgaaattcgaaattaattccatata contains:
- the LOC107800777 gene encoding uncharacterized protein LOC107800777 yields the protein MQEKHQQQSKAHTIVRNKRSSVKNSTTMTDSDCTEFERTKPRKRRQKLIKRPISRSKTVCDYLEELYKKKGSIREDALGKLIIEFKKAVRYEFAQNICVTLTHRCENSLKRGSALEIDLALQLIGLLAITLGAGDHAHEIYEYSLEFLPQVLKSKSSHSAKVVAAAISAWSLLLSEINGWCVNHKKWKGLFSYLLKQLEEDYDQNVNCACVEALGVIFENGSLEKFSDDAENYANLKDMKEDILIRASSVTKENALKLLEDNSDKKITLTICETELTLSTFSLVKQINYIKRYLGDGFINHMKDNEHLHNIFQFWPETTSRDDEDLYEPEFERVALRVFAPHIRREACTKRISMSPSSFLSKANTQLRNTYRMLAEKTKAGEYGVDQEFEYDEY